The region GCCACACTCAGCTTCTACTGACACACTGACAAGCATATTCTGGGCTTGAAGACCTCAACTTTAAATTCTCCACAAAGGGCTTCACCCCATGTTTATTGCCATTGCAATATATAAAGGGATCTTATTCGGCATGTACAGCATTTCGTGAGCTGGGTATCACTGCCCTATTTTATAGACAAGAAAACTGAGACATAGAAGGTGTCTGAAATCTCTACAGTTTCACACAATACATTAGAAACAAAATCAAACTCTAAAACAATAATTtgctaaaatcttttttttttttttttaaaacaaatgatacCTAGTAAAGGACACATGTTAGTCTACTCTTCTAAGGATTCGGAGCTCCTTCTCAGTAGTGGCTTTAAACCTGAATCCACGCAAGCCTTCCACGCCCTCCATCCTCACCAAAGCCCAACTGGCTGCTTTGAGAATTTTACACAAGTATCTTCTCAACTTGGGGGAAATTTGGGCTTTGACCACAGGAATCCCTAGATGTCTCCATTTCCCGACCTCGGACATCTGCAATTATTCTGTCTTCAGACAGGAAGTGTGGCAAATGCAGTTCTCTTTTTATCTAAAGAGGCTATTATTTCCTCTACGTTACCTGGGTTCTAAAGTGTAGCTCTGGTTAGAATTTGATTGGTCTTTTCTCCACCACAAATGATGCCTCTACATTCCTTAATTCTGGCATCGAGGGCTAATATAATGCCAAAGAACTTACCTTTCTACATGGCATTAACCTAATTCAAATATCTACCTCCTTCCAAAACAATTCTTTCTGGTAACTTCCTTCAAGCTAGTTCAAACACTAGtgcagtatctctctctctctctctctctctctctctctctctctctctctctctctctctctctctctttctctctttctctttgccagtcctgggccttggactcagggccggagtactgtccctggcttctttttgctcaaggctagcactctgccacttgagccacagtgctgcttctggccattttctgtatatgtggtgctggggaatcgaacccagggcttcatgtatacaaggcaagcgctcttgccactaggccatatccccagcccagtatctcatttttaaaagctgTAAATGGCCATGCTAATGAGCTAAAAATTTGTAAAACTTAGCAATATAAAGACGAAATTTAGTTTTGTAATAAAAGATACAATTTTCAGTATTCTATTTTGACTAATGATAAACACAATCAATAGTGTGTTTAGAAGCAATACATTGATATTAAAGACAAATGGTAAACCTGTTTACTTAGATGACTAAGTTTTATATAGTCTTATCTATACTTTAAGTCTTGTTACTCAAAACAATCAAtgcctcttttttctctcctaagGTATGTATGCAGTTGATCTTTACCTCTTGATGCAGATAACAGCCAAGGGATCTGagacttctgtttctttcttgcctttctttttttttttttttttttttttttggccagtcctgggccttggactcagggcctaagcactgtccctggcttcttcccgctcaaggctagcactctgcctcttgagccacagcgccacttctggccgttttctgtatatgtggtgctggggaatcgaacctagggcctcgtgtatccgaggcaggcgctcttgccactaggctatatccccagcccctctttcttgcctttcttttaaTGTGGCTAAATGAACCCTTGTTTGTTCTCATGACTTCTATATCCTGGTATCGCTTTCTTCTCTATGCTTGCGCCTTGCTTCCATCCTACATTCCCTTTTATGGCCCTTCTCATTCTCTGCATGTCAGTTTGCTCCACCAGTGGTGCACTAACATGATGCTAACCAGTGCAAGGCCTTTTGAGGTCAAGAGGCATACCCAGTGTCCAAGTCTTTCTAGTGGAATCTTCTGTAATCCCCGAGGTCCCAAAATTGTTTCCCAAATTCCTAAAGTGTATTCAAATAACAGGGTTGGGAAATAAACTGCAGAGGGGAGTGAATTTGCTCACCAAAATTCCAGTTGTGAAGGAGCTACATATGCTACAACAGAATTCCATGCCAGGACAAGAAGATGTTTAGCTTGAGTGTGTTTTTGGGAAAGTGCTGAAGAATAGTTAGCCCCTCTCCCCTTGGACTTTTCAGAGGCATCACTGAGAAGATTCCTGTCCTTTCCAGACCTGCCCTCCATTCCTAAAAAGGATGTCTTTCTTTTCCAAATTCAGCTGTAGGAACTTTCCCCAAGGTCTGGTCTCAGCTTGCAGGGTCTCTTGGGAACAGAAATGGGGTTCCCAGAAGCTGAGATCATCCAACTTTTACCCATGTTGCCTTGTAGATAGTTCTACTATCTGTTCAGTTTGCAGTTTCTCCCTCATAGTATAGTCACATGTCCTGAAGAAGAAACAAACTCTGCCAGAAATGTTCCGCTCTGTAGACACAGACATCATTTCCACACCAACTGTGCTGGCTCCGTGAAAGTGAACCTGTCTTCCAGGGATGACTAGTGTCTAATTCCCCTATGCAGAATACAAAAGCTCAGTTTTCAAACAGGCAAGGACCTCCGCTAGTAAGCAGGTAACAGCCCCTAATGAACTGGACATTCCCTGAGGCTGCAGTGTGACCTTGAGGAACAGCTGGCTCAGGGGTGTTTCCTGGTTGTGTGTACATGAGTATGTGTGTGGAAGGAGTGGTGAATTCACTCCGAGAGCTTTGCCAGAAACCTGAGGAAGATGGGTGCAGTGATCTGATTCCTGGGACTACTCCTAATGGtaacttttctctttattatatctattttttgttttctttttgcacaaCTGTGATTCTTAGGGCGTCTTCTCACAGATCCAGCGGTAGCTGATGTCACAGGATGCAGCATCAAACGCCTTTGTCAGGCCTATGGTGGCACAGTTgaagttctggttctggttggtCACacttagagaggaaagaaaatgtttagGACTCATGATCTCAGTCCCGCCTTTACTGATCGCAGAGTGGGAGTGTGGTGGACCTGCACACAAGGGGCAGCAGGCTGACCATCCTGTCATGCCCTGCTCAATCTAGTTTCTCCAGATCCACCTGTACACCCACTTTTTCCTCTTAACTCTCCCAGGAGTTCCCAGACTCTAGGAGTCGTATATCCTCCAGAAACATCTCATGGTTTCCCTTCCCCAGGTTTTTGTACTCTGTGCATGTATAGAACCAGGAAGACTCCAGCCGGCTTTAGGAAAGAACTTGGTAGAGGTATCTGTTGGCCTTCCcctatctctttttctgtctgtctttcaatCTAACAAGATTCTGGCTTCAAGGGAAAGTAAGCTGATTTCTGCGCTCAGGTGAATAGGGGATCACATATGGTGCTATGGCTTTGGAGCTATGTGAGACTCAACACATTTCAACCTTTCCTCTCAGCAATCTGTCCATTAGATAGCAAGCAAGGAAACACTTCTTAGGTGTCAGGATGGATACGGTGGGAAATTCTGTAAAGTGCTTAGCACAGGGCCCACACTTTTGTAGACATGAATATTAATGTTTTCTTCTCTGTAGGAAAAAGTGGCAGGCTGGAGGGTCCTGATTTGATCTTTGCCTGACTCAGAATTTTAATATGAGCAATGGGACAATTTCTCCCCATGGACTGAGTCACTGGAGATCACACTTGGAAGTTAGAAGCCCACAGATTTTAAAGGAGAGGCAAATTGATCATAATAACTTTTCTTTCACTAAAGGAGCTATATacatagctatatatatatatatatatgtatatatttagctATAAATAGGAAAACCTAGAAGCATGTAGGAAGAAAAGGTGATTTTCAGTTTGAAAGATATGAGATGCACAAAAACAACTTGTATGTAAATATGTTTGGGTTTAACTTGGGACAAAATAATTTGTCATATGAATATTCTTACTTATTATGTAAAATGTTTCCTAGTTTTCATAATGAGAAGTTTAGAGCACTTGTGTCTCTGGCAACATGAAAgttggaaggaaaaagaaaactgagcctAGGCCTTTGAACTGTTTTGGGAGGAATTTCAGGTTTGATCTTTTGACATAAAGCAAGGTTCCCCAGAAATATGTGGGAGGTTTCACATACTtgcccttgaactcagagttgtcAATCCAATGCCATCTTTTCTCTGCCTCATATATTAAGCCAATAAAATACTTCTCAACACCAGCTATCTCCTGAAGGAATGTCTGAAAGTAGAAAGGAAACATCTCAACAATGGTTTCTTCACTGTTGCCCTTGAGTCAATCAGATGATAACCTGATTCTGTGAATAAGGAAAGAGGTTCAGGATAGGAGGCCGGTGGTGTCTATAACAAGTGTCCACAACAGACCCTTGTCTGGGAGAAGATGTTCATTTTGGGGaacagtactggggattaaatttACAGTTCTCCTCTCAATAGGCAAGGCATTCTATGGCTTGAGTTAGGTCCCTCAGTCTCttttgatttcattatttttcaaaggtTCTCACTTTTTGGCTGGCTGACCTGGACTGTAATCTACTTACATATGCTTTGCACGGAGCTGAAACAACAGGTGCACACCATTCagccctatctatctatctatctatctatctatctatctatctatctatctatctatctacctacctacagagagagagagtgagagagtgtcctggggcttgaactcagagcctgagcactgtccctgagcttttttgctcaaggccagcacactaccacttgagccacagcgccacttccagctttttctgtgtatgtgctactgaggaatcgaacctggggcttcatgcatgctaggcaagcactctaccactaagctacatttccagtccccagatacttttttttattggttgagattaaGTCTCACAACTTTTTGcactggctggcctcaaaatgttatcctcctgatctcagcctcctgagtgttgaggGTTATTACAGGGGTGCACCACCTTACTGGCAAGAACTTCTTAAGCTTTTCAGGCATTCAGGCCATCTGGAAGTCTTGCTAAAACACAGATTGCTTGGCTTCTGGCACAGAAATTCTAACACAGAGCATGAAGTATTTATATTCCTAGCAAATGCTCAGGTCATGCTGGCATGGTCCCCTGGGACTCCACTGAGGTAATGGGGAATGGGGACATACAATGGAAAGCAGGTGATTTCAGAGCGATCTCTTTTGTATTTGGCAGGTATCGCTGTATATCTGTAGGGAAGATTCTCATCATACTAATCTTTACATTCCAAATGAAGTTGAATCAAATGTTAAACTGAGTGTTACATCATTTAACTTCTTTGTGAGGATAGCATGGAAAATGCCATGGGCTAAACTTTGAATTTACCTGAACTTAAGTGATCAAGAGAAGAAAGCAGATCAACAATTTTCTATCTTgtgcccctcttccttctccttctgtttcttctgttATCTTCTGCCTTGTGCCTTGCTCCTGACTTTTatctgaagacatttttttttcttccctctaggGGTACCCAGAAAACCTGTATCATCCCAACTCCTGTCATTGGTTGCTCATCTATTGTCAAAATTCAGAGAAGAAAGCTCTTTGATAAATGCCTCTCAGTCACAGGAGGACATTTTAGAGGAGGAGTGATGGAATGAAGAAGGAGAAATAGGAATAATATATAGCACATTCCTTCATAATGAGCAggtgcttggattttttttttttttgccagtcctggggctcagactcggcctgagcactgtccctggcttctttttgctcacggctagcactccaccacttgagccacagcgccacttctggctttttctttatatgtggtgctgaggaatcgaacccagggcttcatgtatatgaggtgagcactttacccttaggccatactcccagccccaggtgCTTGGATTTGTAGAGACAGCTATAAACAAAATCAATTATGGTCTGTAGTTGATCAGGACATAAGTTTTGAATCAGAATGATGTGAATTCAATTCTGTGTTCCATTATTTAGGTATATAATCTTGACCAatacttctctctgtgtgtcataattccctcatttgtaaagtaTAAATTAACAATACAACCTTAGAATTATTATGGGAAAAAAGGAGATAAAACAACCCTTCTTTTTTTGCAATGGATTTTCTGGAACAAAGCTTCCATGTGACctgattctttatttttcattaataattttattaacacacattttcttctttattatgtaAACTGGAATGAAAACATCTGTAATCAGCTCTTGGGTCATTCCAAGTGcttgctttttaaagaaattattattttactaAGGTTTGAAATCAGGTCCTGTGCTTGTAGGGCggatactctattacttgagccacacctctttttttttttttttgcttaaattaTATTTTGCCTAAAATCTCACTTTTGTGTGGGGCCAGATTTAAACTGGGATCTTTTTATTTGTGCCCCCTGTGTAGCTGGAACCACAAGTATGCTTTCTCCacaaccccttcccccccaaaatgcTTGGCTTTTTGGTTGGAGGGGGAAGTCTCGGTGAacttttgcctagactggcttcaagcctcagtcctctctctctctctgtctcccaagaagatgggattacaggtgtgcgccactgcACCTGGCCATTTCCCGTGTCCTCCCTAGGATACTAGCCATCCACAGTGCCTGATAGGAAAGACCAGGGGTCTGGATTTCTAGCTCAGATGGAGCGAAGGACATGTAGTAGGAATTCTTCCAATCCCAGGTTCAGACCCAGGATCCTGCACTTCCCAGCCAGCCACCTCTCCATTTCTTTCCCCATCTCACATTTCATTCCACCGTGTTGCCCACGGAGCTCAGAAGCGCGGGCCACATCACCGCGCCCTGCCATGCTCTTACCAGTTTCTCGGGTGTGTTAGCAATCGCCAAAGTGGAGTCTTTTGATATGCAGTCATCCTTGCCTACGTTCCAAGGTGATTCCGTGATGGATAAGAAAAAACACCTTCCTAGATTAAAGTCCCAGTCTTTGGGGCAAGCCGGAGAGACGCTTGGTGAACGAGTAGTGTGGGGTGTGCGCCCTGTCATAGAAGAATGgaacattattttaattatttttacagCTACTTTGT is a window of Perognathus longimembris pacificus isolate PPM17 chromosome 2, ASM2315922v1, whole genome shotgun sequence DNA encoding:
- the Clec5a gene encoding C-type lectin domain family 5 member A isoform X2, encoding MNWHMIISMLIVVVLKVIGMTLFLLHFSQIFGSSDSLVPTRSYGTGRTPHTTRSPSVSPACPKDWDFNLGRCFFLSITESPWNVGKDDCISKDSTLAIANTPEKLTFLQEIAGVEKYFIGLIYEAEKRWHWIDNSEFKGNVTNQNQNFNCATIGLTKAFDAASCDISYRWICEKTP
- the Clec5a gene encoding C-type lectin domain family 5 member A isoform X1, which translates into the protein MLPGHSSCEEGSPVTEKSHFTWLLRTLLSTSNCLRARPLPTVPTIRSLEDPHQQASPVSQGERGFHIFIVMNWHMIISMLIVVVLKVIGMTLFLLHFSQIFGSSDSLVPTRSYGTGRTPHTTRSPSVSPACPKDWDFNLGRCFFLSITESPWNVGKDDCISKDSTLAIANTPEKLTFLQEIAGVEKYFIGLIYEAEKRWHWIDNSEFKGNVTNQNQNFNCATIGLTKAFDAASCDISYRWICEKTP